From the genome of Suricata suricatta isolate VVHF042 chromosome 3, meerkat_22Aug2017_6uvM2_HiC, whole genome shotgun sequence, one region includes:
- the GPC1 gene encoding glypican-1: protein MELRARGWWLLCAAAALAACARGDPASKSRSCSEVRQIYGAKGFSLSDVPQAEISGEHLRICPQGYTCCTSEMEENLATRSRAELETALLDSSRALQATLATQLQSFDDHFQHLLNESERALQDTFPGAFGELYTQSARAFRDLYGELRLYYRGANLHLEETLAEFWARLLERLFRQLHPQLLLPDDYLDCLGKQAEALRPFGEAPRXXXXXXXXXXXXXXXXVQGLGVAGDVVRKVAQVPLGPECSRAVMKLVYCAHCLGVPGARPCPDYCRNVLKGCLANQADLDAEWRNLLDSLVLVTDKFGGPSGVESVVGSVHLWLAEAVNALQDNRDVLTAKVIQGCGNPEVNPQSAGPEEKPRRGKLVPQEKPPTGSLEKLVSEAKAQLRDAQDFWIGLPGMLCSEKLAVSSAGDDRCWNGVAKGRYLPEVMGDGLANQINNPEVEVDITKPDMTVRQQIMQLKVMTNRLRSAYNGDDVDFQDASDDSSGSGSGEGCPDDLCGRRVSKKSSSPRTTLTHALPGLSEREGPKTSASSCPRPCVSLLLLPSLLLSAARPVWR, encoded by the exons GTGAGCACCTGCGGATCTGCCCCCAGGGCTACACCTGCTGCACCAGTGAGATGGAGGAGAACCTGGCCACCCGCAGCCGGGCCGAGCTGGAGACGGCCCTCCTGGACAGCAGCCGTGCCCTGCAGGCCACGCTCGCCACGCAGCTGCAGAGCTTCGACG ATCACTTCCAGCACCTGCTGAACGAGTCGGAGCGGGCGCTGCAGGACACCTTCCCCGGCGCCTTCGGGGAGCTGTACACGCAGAGCGCCAGGGCCTTCCGGGACCTGTACGGGGAGCTGCGCCTCTACTACCGCGGCGCCAACCTGCACCTGGAGGAGACGCTGGCCGAGTTCTGGGCCCGCCTGCTGGAGCGCCTCTTCCGGCAGCTGCACCCGCAGCTGCTGCTGCCCGACGACTACCTGGACTGCCTGGGCAAGCAGGCCGAGGCGCTGCGGCCCTTCGGGGAGGCCCCGCG NNNNNNNNNNNNNNNNNNNNNNNNNNNNNNNNNNNNNNNNNNNNNNNTCGTGCAGGGCCTGGGCGTGGCCGGTGACGTGGTCCGGAAGGTGGCCCAG gtgcccctgggccccGAGTGCTCGAGGGCCGTCATGAAGCTGGTGTACTGCGCGCACTGCCTCGGGGTCCCCGGCGCCCGGCCCTGCCCTGATTACTGCCGCAACGTGCTCAAAGGCTGCCTGGCCAACCAGGCCGACCTCGACGCCGAGTGGAGGAACCTTCTAG ACTCCCTGGTGCTCGTCACCGACAAGTTCGGGGGCCCGTCGGGGGTGGAGAGCGTCGTCGGCAGTGTGCACTTGTGGCTGGCGGAAGCCGTCAACGCCCTCCAGGACAACAGGGACGTGCTCACGGCCAAG GTCATCCAGGGCTGTGGGAACCCCGAGGTGAACCCCCAGAGCGCCGGGCCTGAGGAGAAGCCGCGCCGCGGCAAGCTGGTGCCCCAGGAGAAGCCCCCCACGGGCTCCTTGGAGAAGCTG GTCTCCGAGGCCAAGGCGCAGCTCCGAGATGCCCAGGACTTCTGGATCGGCCTCCCTGGGATGCTGTGCAGCGAGAAGCTGGCCGTGAGCAGCGCCGGCGATGACCGCTGCTGGAATGGTGTGGCCAAGGGCCG GTACCTCCCGGAGGTGATGGGCGATGGCCTGGCCAATCAGATCAACAACCCTGAGGTGGAGGTGGACATCACCAAGCCCGACATGACTGTCCGCCAGCAGATCATGCAGCTGAAGGTCATGACCAACCGGCTCCGCAGCGCCTACAACGGCGATGACGTGGACTTCCAGGACGCCA gtGACGACAGCAGCGGCTCCGGCAGCGGTGAGGGCTGCCCCGACGACCTGTGTGGCCGCAGAGTCAGCAAGAAGAGCTCCAGCCCGAGGACGACCCTGACCCACGCCCTCCCAGGCCTGTCTGAGCGGGAGGGCCCGAAGACCTCGGCGTCCAGCTGCCCCCGGCCCTGCGTGTCCCTGCTGCTGCTCCCCTCGCTGCTTCTCTCGGCTGCCAGGCCCGTGTGGCGGTAa